One window of the Deltaproteobacteria bacterium PRO3 genome contains the following:
- the hisH gene encoding imidazole glycerol phosphate synthase subunit HisH translates to MIAILDYDMGNLRSVSKAVEDVGGKCAVTRDPKRAAKADKLILPGVGAFKDCMANLESYGLIEPIREFIASGRPFLGICLGMQLLMDESEEGGRHRGLGILPGKVRRFSPELGLKVPHMGWNRLKLKGKPRLLEGMEGDYVYFVHSYYVAPEKKKAIAAVSDYGLEFAASLESDNIFATQFHPEKSQKVGLGLLKRFVKL, encoded by the coding sequence ATGATCGCCATTTTAGACTACGACATGGGCAACCTCCGCAGCGTCTCGAAGGCCGTCGAGGACGTCGGGGGGAAATGCGCCGTCACCCGCGACCCCAAGCGGGCCGCGAAGGCGGACAAGCTCATCCTGCCCGGCGTCGGCGCCTTCAAGGACTGCATGGCCAATCTCGAGAGCTACGGCCTGATCGAGCCCATCCGCGAGTTCATCGCCTCCGGCCGGCCCTTCCTCGGCATCTGCCTGGGCATGCAGCTGTTGATGGACGAGAGCGAGGAAGGCGGGCGTCACCGGGGCTTGGGCATCCTGCCCGGCAAGGTCCGGCGCTTCTCGCCCGAGCTGGGCCTGAAGGTCCCGCACATGGGCTGGAACCGGCTGAAGCTGAAGGGCAAGCCGCGGCTGCTGGAGGGCATGGAGGGCGACTACGTCTACTTCGTGCACAGCTACTACGTCGCGCCCGAAAAGAAGAAGGCGATCGCCGCCGTCAGCGACTACGGCCTCGAGTTCGCGGCGAGCCTCGAGTCCGACAACATCTTCGCGACCCAGTTCCACCCGGAGAAATCCCAAAAGGTGGG
- the hisB gene encoding imidazoleglycerol-phosphate dehydratase HisB yields the protein MPRKAKIVRNTKETQISVELNIDGRGKYKVDTPIPFLNHMLEAFAKHGLFDLTVKAKGDVHVDLHHTVEDVGIALGEAFTQALRDKKGVRRYGHFTLPMDEVLTTVAVDFAGRPCMIYNPKLKAGRIGTFDVELVPEFFQGFTNAALVNLHINVWYGRNRHHIVESMFKAFAKAVDMATQKDARVRGVPSTKGAL from the coding sequence ATGCCCAGAAAGGCCAAAATCGTCCGCAATACCAAAGAAACCCAGATCTCCGTCGAGCTCAACATTGACGGGAGGGGGAAGTACAAGGTCGACACGCCCATCCCCTTCTTGAACCACATGCTCGAGGCCTTCGCCAAGCACGGGCTCTTCGACCTGACGGTCAAGGCCAAGGGCGACGTCCATGTCGACCTGCACCACACCGTCGAGGACGTCGGCATTGCCCTGGGCGAGGCCTTCACCCAGGCGCTGCGCGACAAAAAGGGCGTCCGGCGCTACGGGCACTTCACGCTGCCGATGGACGAGGTCCTGACCACCGTCGCCGTCGACTTCGCCGGGCGGCCCTGCATGATCTACAACCCCAAGCTGAAGGCCGGGCGCATCGGGACCTTCGACGTCGAGCTGGTGCCGGAATTTTTCCAGGGCTTCACCAACGCCGCCCTGGTCAACCTGCACATCAACGTCTGGTACGGCCGCAACCGGCACCACATCGTCGAGTCGATGTTCAAGGCCTTCGCCAAGGCCGTGGACATGGCGACGCAGAAGGACGCTCGGGTGCGCGGGGTGCCATCGACAAAAGGGGCGCTGTAA